The bacterium BMS3Abin08 genomic interval CGATCACCTCGAGGGCCTCCTTTGCAGCCTTCATCTGGGCCTCCTTCTTGCTCCTTCCGACACCACTGCCCATTGAAACTCCATCGACAAAGACCTCGACAGTGAATGTCTTGTCATGCTCCTCCCCCTCTTCCCGGATTATGTTATATACAGGGAGGGTTCCATATTTATTCTGAGTCCTCTCCTGAAGTTCGGTCTTGTAGTCATAGGACTGTTTTGTCCTGACAGCCTCTTCAATCCTGTCATCGAGTATCCTCAGAACAACATCCCTGGCAGCATCGTAACCGCCGTCAACGAAAATAGCCCCGAATACCGCCTCCATGGCATCAGCAAGGATATTATCCTTGCCTCTTCCGCCGGAGCCCTCTTCTCCCCTCCCAAGCCTTATTGCAGAACCGAGATCAAGCTCCCTTGCCGCTTCGGAAAGAACGGTCCGTGATACAAGGAAGGACTTCATTTTTGCCATGTCGGACTCCGTCAGTTCTTCCTCTGAAAAGTAAAGCGCCTCCACCACTGCAAGACCGAGAACGGCATCTCCGAGGAACTCCAGCCTCTCATTATAGGGAGTCCCTCTACCGGGATGCTCATTTGCATAAGAACTGTGGGTAAGGGCTTCAATGAGGAACTTCTTCTCGTTGAAATGATAACCGAGAGAGTCTTCAGTCTTGAGTATATTTTCTGAAGAGTAAGCAGGCATTAGTTCCACCAAAACCAAAGGAATTTGAAAGTGCGTAATTCACCGTCATCTTACGTGCCTCGTGAGGCACGTAATCAAGATCGCATTCCGGGTCGGGATTATCCAGATTTACCGTGGGGGGCACCATGTTTCTATATACGCTCAGTGTACTGACAACAGCCTCGATGCCGCCGGCGGCACCCAGCAGGTGTCCTGTCATGGACTTCGTCGAACTCACTGCAAGCTTGTATGCATGTTCTCCGAAGAGCCTTTTTATCGCTGCGGTTTCCAGCTCATCATTGGACTTTGTGGAAGTCCCGTGGGCATTAATATAGTCAATTCTTTCAGGGCTTGTTCCGGCATCCTTTATCGTAATATCCATACACCTGGTGGCACCCTCTCCGTCAGGTGAAGGGCTCGTGATATGATAGGCATCGGCAGTCATACCATAACCGGCTACCTCGGCATATATCCTGGCTCCCCTGTTTTTTGCATGTTCCAGTTCTTCAATGATCACAACCCCGGACCCCTCTGCCATAACAAAGCCGTCCCTGTCCCTGTCAAAAGGACGGCTTGCCCTGTGCGGATCATCGTTTCTCCTTGACAGTGCCTTCATGACAGCAAAACCAGCCATCCCGAGAGGGCTTATGACCGCCTCGGCTCCACCGGCAATCATTACGTCCGCATCTCCACGCTGGATGATCCTGAAGGCATCTCCGATTGCGTGCGTGCCTGTGGCGCATGCAGTACAGACCGCCGAGTTCGGTCCCTTTGCCCCGAACCTCATCGAAACCCGGCCGGCTGCAAGATTAATTATCAGCATGGGGATGAAAAACGGGGTAATCCGTCTGTAGCCCTTCTCAAGCAGCACCTGGTGATACTTCTCGAT includes:
- the fabF_2 gene encoding 3-oxoacyl-[acyl-carrier-protein] synthase 2, producing the protein MDTLLKRRVVVTGLGLLSPLGTGVEKTWSALLEGKSGIDRITRFDVTDFPVQIAGEVGDFDPADYIEQKEIRKMDRFIHFAVAASQMAMDDSGLIIDNSNAEKVGVIIGSGIGGMSTIEKYHQVLLEKGYRRITPFFIPMLIINLAAGRVSMRFGAKGPNSAVCTACATGTHAIGDAFRIIQRGDADVMIAGGAEAVISPLGMAGFAVMKALSRRNDDPHRASRPFDRDRDGFVMAEGSGVVIIEELEHAKNRGARIYAEVAGYGMTADAYHITSPSPDGEGATRCMDITIKDAGTSPERIDYINAHGTSTKSNDELETAAIKRLFGEHAYKLAVSSTKSMTGHLLGAAGGIEAVVSTLSVYRNMVPPTVNLDNPDPECDLDYVPHEARKMTVNYALSNSFGFGGTNACLLFRKYTQD
- the rnc gene encoding ribonuclease 3, with translation MPAYSSENILKTEDSLGYHFNEKKFLIEALTHSSYANEHPGRGTPYNERLEFLGDAVLGLAVVEALYFSEEELTESDMAKMKSFLVSRTVLSEAARELDLGSAIRLGRGEEGSGGRGKDNILADAMEAVFGAIFVDGGYDAARDVVLRILDDRIEEAVRTKQSYDYKTELQERTQNKYGTLPVYNIIREEGEEHDKTFTVEVFVDGVSMGSGVGRSKKEAQMKAAKEALEVIDV